The nucleotide window ATCGAAGCCGGCGCCCGCGCCGGCCTGGTCGCCGTCGACGACAAGACCATCGAATACGTCAAGGGCCGTCTGCTCGCGCCCGGCACCGACCAGGCCAGCGGCCAGTTCATCGGCGGCCCCGAGTGGGACCAGGCCGTCGCCTATTGGAAAACCCTGCACTCCGACCCAGACGCCAAGTTCGACACCGTGGTCGAACTCGACGCCGCGCAAATCGTCCCGCAGATCACCTGGGGCACCAGCCCCGAGATGGTGCTGGGCATCGATGGCCGCGTGCCCGACCCGGACAAGGAAAAAGACGCCAACCAGCGCGGCGCCATCGAGCGCGCCCTGACCTACATGGGCCTGGAGCCCAACAAGGCGCTGAACGACATCACCATCGACAAGGTGTTCATCGGCAGCTGCACCAACAGCCGCATCGAGGACATGCGCGAAGCCGCCGCCGTGGTGAAGAAGCTGGGCCGCAAGGTGGCGCCGAACGTCAAGCTGGCCATGGTCGTGCCCGGCTCGGGGCTGGTGAAAAAACAGGCCGAGGCCGAGGGGCTCGACAAGATCTTCACCGCCGCCGGCTTTGAGTGGCGCGAACCCGGCTGCAGCATGTGCCTGGCCATGAACGCCGACCGGCTGGAGCCGGGCGAGCGCTGCGCCTCCACCAGCAACCGCAACTTTGAAGGCCGCCAAGGCAACGGCGGCCGCACCCACCTGGTCAGCCCGGCCATGGCGGCGGCGGCGGCGGTGCACGGGCACTTCGTGGATGTTCGGCGGTTTGTCTGACGCCTGGCGTTACCGCGGATCGATAATCTTTGATTCTCTTGATCACCCACACACGAAAGGAGCTTTCCCATGAAACACTCGTTTGCTTTGCTGCTGATCGTCTCGGCCGCGCTGGCCGGCTGCAACACTTGGCAAGGCGCCAAGCAGGATGCCAAGCAAGTTGGCGGCACCGTCACCAACGCCGTGGGCACCGGCTTGGACAAAGCGGGTGATGGCCTGAACACCGCTGGCGAAAAGGTCAAGGGCGTCGCCAAGTAAGCCAGCCCCCGGTGCGCTCGCTGGTGCACCCCTTTTTATTGATAAAAACAGCCGCCAGCGCTTGACTATCAAGCGCAAGCAGCTAGTTCATTTATAGCAAATGAAACATGGACTGCACGTCTGACATGGTTCGGTGTGCCGCCCCCATCGTTCATCCACCTGTCCCTAAGACGCCCATGCGAACCCTTGTCACCCTGGCGCTTGGCGCCCTGCTGTCCGCCGCCGCCCTGGCGCAATCGCCCTACCGCGCCTGCATGATCGAATCAGAGCGCCGCGTCATGGGCGCGCCCAGCGTCGCCAGCGATTGCCTGCAAGCCGCCAAGGGCGTGCGCCGCGCGGCGATCAAGGACCGCTGCGAAGGCATCGCCAACTACCAGGCCGGCGGCAGCGGCTTGGGCAACAACAACGCGACCTTGCTGACCTGGCTGCCCCAATGCCCCAAGGGCGCTGATGCGGTGTGCAAGAAGGCGTACGAGGGCGAGATCGACATTTACTACTACAACCGCAACAGCGCGCAGCTTGCCGCCATGGGCGACAACTGCGACCGCGAAGGCGGCCAATGGGTCGACCTGGACTGATCGCGCCGCCCACCACCCCGATTCATCCGCTTTTTTCCAATTCTTGCCAGCCGCCATGGACAAATTCACCGTGCACCAGGGCCTTGTGGCCCCCATGGATCGCGAAAACGTCGACACCGACGCGATCATCCCCAAGCAATTCCTGAAGTCCATCCGCAAGACCGGCTTTGGCCCCAACCTGTTCGACGAATGGCGCTACCTGGACAAGGGCGAGCCCGGCATGGATCCGGCCAGCCGCAAGCCCAACCCGGACTTCGTGCTCAACCAGCCGCGCTACGCTGGCGCCTCCATCCTGCTCGCGCTCAAGAACTTTGGCTGCGGCTCCAGCCGCGAGCACGCGCCCTGGGCGCTGCAGCAATATGGCTTTCGCGCCATCCTGGCGCCCAGCTTTGCCGACATCTTCTTCAACAACTGCTTCAAGAACGGGCTGCTGCCCATCGTGCTGCCCGAGAGCACCATCGCCAAGCTGTTCGATGAAGTGGCCGCCTTCCCGGGCTACCAGCTCACGGTCGACCTGGAGCGTCAGGTGATCGTCAAACCCGACGGCACCGAAATCGCCTTCGACGTGCAGCCCTTTCGCAAATACTGCCTGCTGAACGGCTTTGACGACATTGGGCTGACGCTGCGACAGACCGACAAGATCAAGGCTTTTGAAGCCGAGCGGCTGGCAAAAAAGCCGTGGCTCGCGCACACGCTGAGCGCCTGATTTCAAGCGTTTCAAGCCCTTGGCGCTTGCTGGATAAGCGCGACAAGCTATAAAAATAGAAGCAACCAAAAATGAAAATCGCAGTTCTCCCCGGTGACGGCATCGGCACCGAAATCGTCGCCGAAGCGGTCAAGGTTCTGAAAGCGCTCGACCTGAAATTCGAGCTGGAAGAAGCCAAGGTCGGCGGCGCCGCCTACGACGCGCACGGCCATCCCTTGCCCGAAGCCACACTGACACTCGCCAAGGAATCCGACGCCATCCTGTTCGGCGCCGTGGGCGACTGGAAGTACGACAAGCTCGACCGTCCGCTGCGCCCCGAGCAGGCCATTCTGGGGTTGCGCAAGGCGCTCGGCCTGTTCGCCAACTTCCGACCTGCCATCTGCTACGAGCAGCTCACGCATGCCAGCAGCCTCAAGCCCGAGCTGGTCGCGGGCCTGGACATCCTCATCATCCGTGAGCTGACGGGCGACATCTACTTCGGCCAGCCGCGCGGCCGCCGCGTGGCGCCTGACGGGCACTTTCCGGGCGCTGAAGAGGCCTTCGACACCATGCGCTACACGCGCCCCGAGATCGAGCGCATCGCCCGCGTCGCCTTCGAGGCCGCGCGCCAGCGGGGCAAGCGCGTCACCAGCGTGGACAAGGCCAACGTGCTGGAAACCTTCCAGCTCTGGAAAGACGTGGTCACCGACGTGCACAAGGACTACGCCGATGTGGCGCTGGACCACATGTACGTGGACAACGCCGCCATGCAGTTGGTGAAGGCGCCGAAGAAGTTTGACGTGCTCGTCACCGGCAACA belongs to Ottowia testudinis and includes:
- the leuC gene encoding 3-isopropylmalate dehydratase large subunit is translated as MTARTLYDKIWDEHVVHTEEDGTAILYIDRHLVHEVTSPQAFEGLREAGRKVWRVSSIVATADHNTPTTGWERGYDGIEDPISKEQVTTLDANIRESGAAAFFPFLHARQGIVHVIGPENGATLPGMTVVCGDSHTSTHGAFGALAHGIGTSEVEHVMATQTLLAKKAKNMLIRVNGRAAPGVTAKDIVLAIIGQIGTAGGTGYTIEFAGDAIRRLSVEGRMTVCNMAIEAGARAGLVAVDDKTIEYVKGRLLAPGTDQASGQFIGGPEWDQAVAYWKTLHSDPDAKFDTVVELDAAQIVPQITWGTSPEMVLGIDGRVPDPDKEKDANQRGAIERALTYMGLEPNKALNDITIDKVFIGSCTNSRIEDMREAAAVVKKLGRKVAPNVKLAMVVPGSGLVKKQAEAEGLDKIFTAAGFEWREPGCSMCLAMNADRLEPGERCASTSNRNFEGRQGNGGRTHLVSPAMAAAAAVHGHFVDVRRFV
- a CDS encoding entericidin EcnAB, whose amino-acid sequence is MKHSFALLLIVSAALAGCNTWQGAKQDAKQVGGTVTNAVGTGLDKAGDGLNTAGEKVKGVAK
- the leuD gene encoding 3-isopropylmalate dehydratase small subunit, yielding MDKFTVHQGLVAPMDRENVDTDAIIPKQFLKSIRKTGFGPNLFDEWRYLDKGEPGMDPASRKPNPDFVLNQPRYAGASILLALKNFGCGSSREHAPWALQQYGFRAILAPSFADIFFNNCFKNGLLPIVLPESTIAKLFDEVAAFPGYQLTVDLERQVIVKPDGTEIAFDVQPFRKYCLLNGFDDIGLTLRQTDKIKAFEAERLAKKPWLAHTLSA
- the leuB gene encoding 3-isopropylmalate dehydrogenase — translated: MKIAVLPGDGIGTEIVAEAVKVLKALDLKFELEEAKVGGAAYDAHGHPLPEATLTLAKESDAILFGAVGDWKYDKLDRPLRPEQAILGLRKALGLFANFRPAICYEQLTHASSLKPELVAGLDILIIRELTGDIYFGQPRGRRVAPDGHFPGAEEAFDTMRYTRPEIERIARVAFEAARQRGKRVTSVDKANVLETFQLWKDVVTDVHKDYADVALDHMYVDNAAMQLVKAPKKFDVLVTGNMFGDILSDEASMLTGSIGMLPSASLNDKKQGLYEPSHGSAPDIAGKGVANPLATILSTAMMLRFSLNQPEAADRIEAAVKKVLAQGLRTPDIHSQGTTKVGTRDMGEAVVKAL